From Acinonyx jubatus isolate Ajub_Pintada_27869175 chromosome B2, VMU_Ajub_asm_v1.0, whole genome shotgun sequence, a single genomic window includes:
- the FAM50B gene encoding protein FAM50B: protein MAQYKGTMREAGRAMHLIKKREKQKEQMEVLKQRIAEETLIKSKVDKKFSAHYDAVEAELKSSTVGLVTLNDMKAKQEALLKEREMQLAKREQLEARRLQLEVLREKERKQEQKRKICSLSFTLDEGDEGNVDEEVVAREQPSPAGLSKKKNLGKNPDVDTSFLPDRDREEEENRLREQLREEWEARREKVKREEMEVTFSYWDGSGHRRTVRIHKGGTVQQFLKRALQGLRKDFRELRSAGVEQLMYIKEDLILPHYHTFYDFIVTKARGKSGPLFNFDVHDDVRLLSDATMEKDESHAGKVVLRSWYEKNKHIFPASRWEPYDPEKKWDKYTIR from the coding sequence ATGGCGCAGTACAAGGGCACAATGCGGGAGGCCGGCCGGGCCATGCACCTGATCAAGAAGCGGGAAAAGCAGAAGGAGCAGATGGAGGTGCTGAAGCAGCGGATCGCCGAGGAGACCCTCATCAAGTCGAAGGTGGACAAGAAATTCTCGGCTCATTACGACGCCGTGGaggctgagctgaagtcgagcaCGGTGGGCCTGGTGACCCTGAACGACATGAAGGCCAAGCAGGAGGCCCTGCTCAAGGAGCGGGAGATGCAGCTGGCCAAGAGGGAGCAGCTGGAGGCGCGGCGGCTGCAGCTGGAGGTACTGCGGGAGAAGGAGCGTAAGCAGGAGCAGAAGCGCAAGATCTGCAGCCTGTCCTTCACGCTCGACGAGGGCGACGAGGGCAACGTGGATGAGGAGGTGGTGGCTAGGGAGCAGCCCTCGCCGGCGGGGCTGAGCAAGAAGAAGAACCTGGGGAAGAATCCAGATGTGGACACGAGCTTCCTGCCTGACCGCGACCGCGAGGAGGAGGAGAACCGGCTGCGGGAGCAGCTGCGGGAGGAGTGGGAGGCCAGGCGCGAGAAGGTGAAGCGTGAGGAGATGGAGGTCACGTTCAGCTACTGGGACGGCTCCGGGCACCGGCGCACCGTGCGCATCCACAAGGGTGGCACCGTGCAGCAGTTCCTGAAGAGGGCCCTGCAGGGGCTGCGAAAGGACTTCCGTGAGCTGCGGTCGGCGGGCGTGGAGCAGCTCATGTACATCAAGGAGGACCTGATCCTGCCCCACTACCACACCTTCTACGACTTCATCGTCACCAAGGCCCGGGGCAAGAGTGGGCCGCTCTTCAACTTCGACGTGCACGATGACGTGCGGCTGCTGAGCGACGCCACCATGGAAAAGGATGAGTCACACGCGGGCAAGGTGGTGCTGCGGAGCTGGTACGAGAAGAACAAGCACATCTTCCCCGCGAGCCGCTGGGAACCCTACGACCCTGAAAAGAAGTGGGACAAGTACACGATCCGATGA